In the genome of Candidatus Zixiibacteriota bacterium, one region contains:
- the rplU gene encoding 50S ribosomal protein L21, with amino-acid sequence MYAVIETGGLQFEVEEGKSLHIPRLASTVGDKVSFDKVLLISGDEPKVGKPYVENATVEAEVVNQGKEDKIIVSTYKRRTKYRRKAGHRQPYTEIKINRIAVP; translated from the coding sequence ATGTACGCAGTTATTGAAACCGGCGGTCTGCAATTCGAGGTGGAAGAGGGAAAGTCCCTCCATATCCCCAGGCTTGCGTCCACGGTCGGCGACAAGGTGAGCTTTGACAAGGTTCTGCTGATCAGCGGTGATGAGCCGAAGGTAGGTAAGCCGTATGTCGAAAACGCCACTGTCGAAGCCGAAGTGGTCAATCAGGGCAAAGAGGATAAGATAATCGTCTCCACCTACAAGCGCCGGACTAAATATCGCCGCAAAGCCGGACACCGCCAGCCCTATACGGAAATCAAAATCAACA